Below is a window of Microtus ochrogaster isolate Prairie Vole_2 chromosome 5, MicOch1.0, whole genome shotgun sequence DNA.
GGTCACAATTGGACATGATagcacacacttgggaggcagaggcaagcagatctctgtgagttcgaggccagcctggtctacatagtgagtctagGCCTGTCATGGATATACAgtggagaccctgtctaaaaaacaaaaacaacaatatcaGCAAAAAGAATGTGGGTCAATTATCacatcccatttcacagatgagctGAGTCTATGAAGGAAACACCAGGAACCAAAGCCGTATCCCTAAAGACTTATGGGGAAGGGAGATGCTATTTCAGGAAGGTTCAGTTTCTCCaccttggtttggtttggttttttttttatttttttatttttttggtttttcgagacagggtttctctgtggctttggttcctgtcctggaattagctctgtagaccaggctggtctcgaactcacagatatccacctgcctctgcctcccgagtgctaggattaaaggcgtgcgccaccatcgcccagctttggtttgggttttcaaacagaatctcatgtagcctaggctagactTGAAGTagttatgtgttttttttaatcctcctgcctccacctcccagctggaaggaaggcagacacagtCACACATCTAGTGTACCCCCTTCTTCAGCCTCCATGATAGCCATGTGCATACTGATGAGGTCCTCATGTGGTGCAGGCAGGCCCCACCACCACTAAAGCCCCTCTCACCCTGGATCCCACCTTTCCTAATACTCACAGGGAAGGACTTGATACTCCAAATGACAACATTCTTCTCGGGCACATACTTGGCACTGCCCACACTGGTCTTGAAGCGTGGGGAATCTGCATCGCTGGGTACGGGCACAGATATTTCCACGCCATTGGCCACTGACTGCTTCTTAAATTGCCCCTTAGCCTgtcaggagagagaaggaggcaaAAAGAATTCAACCTGAGCAAGATTAGTGTTGggtgcttgtgatcccagctactctggaggctgaagcaggaggatgtcaagttcaaggctagcctggactatagagaCAGTGTTcagggtcaaaaaaaaaataataatgaccggctggagagatggctcagaggttaagagcattgcctgctcttccaaaggtcctaagttcaattcccagcaaccacatggtagctcacagccatctgtaatgggatctggtgccctcttctggcctacaggcatacacacaaacagaatattgtataaagaataaataaatattaaaaaaaaataatgacagcttgaattttgcaggaaaatggatggagctagaaaacattattttgagtgaggtaacccagacacagaaagacaattatcacatgtactcactcataggtggttttaaacataaagcaaagaaaaccagcctacaaaccacaatcccagaaaacttagacaacaatgcggacactaagagagacttacatagatctaatctacatgggaagtagaaagtagaaaaagacaagatctcctgagtaaattgggagcatggggaccttggggaagggttgaagggaaggggagaggcggggaggggagcagagaaaaatgtagagctcaataaatataaatttaaaaaaaaaaagaaaagaggggctggagagatggctcagtggttaagagcacactggctgctcttccaaaggtcctgagttcaattcccagcaaccacagggtggctcacaaccatctataaggagatctggtgcccttctctggcatgcgggcatacatggaatgttgtatacataataactaaataaatatttaaaaaacaaaaacaaaacaaaacaaaaaacaaggaagaaacctaaaaaaaaacaaaacaacaacaaaacactaagaGCCCTACATCTTGATGTGTAGGCGACAGGAAGTGAGCTGACACTGGGCATGGACTGAGCATGTGTGAGAGCTCAAAGctcgcctccacagtgacacaacaaggccacacctactgtAGCAAAGTCACTTCCTGTGAgtttatggggccaattacattcaagctatcACAtcatataaattatgaaaatgtcataaactgggtggtggcggcaacagtgcacgcctttaatcccagtactcaggaggcaaaggcaagcagatctctgtgagttggctTCTGTTcagaccaacttggtctacttGGCAAGTTGCAGGAcaacccagggctacatagagagaacttgtctcaaaaaaagaaagaaagaaaaggaggaaaagaaaatagaaaagaaaagaaagaaaaactacctgggcagtggtggcacatgcctttaattttagcacttggaaggcagatgcaggcagatctctgtgagtccaaggctaatctgttctacacagtgagttccaggacaggctctaaagcttcacaaagaaaacttgtctcaagggctggagagatggctcagaggttaagagcattgcctgctcttccaaaggtcctgagttcaattcccagcaaccacatggtggctcacaaccatctgtaatgaggtctgatgccctcttctggcctgcaggcacacacatagggagaatattatatacataataaataaatatttaaaaaaaaaaacttgtctcaagaaagaaaaaaatagccaggcgtggtggtgcacggcactcaggaagcagatgcaggtggatctctgtgagttcgaggacagcctgttctacaagagctagttccagaacaggcttcaaagctacagagaaaccctgtctcaaaaagtaaataaataaataaataaataaatggctttgctggagtaggtgtggtcttggaggaagCTGTCACTggggaggcgggctttgaggtctcacacatgctcagtccatgcccagtgtctcagatcacttaCTGTTGCAGTGgatcaagatataggactctcagcttcagcaccatgtctgcagaCACAATGCCATGtaccactatgatgataatggactaaacctctgaactgtaagccaccccaattaaatgttttctttgtaagagttactgtggtcaaaaaaaaaagttactgtggtcatgctgtctcctcacagcaatagaaactctaagacacccagtcacataaaataaaaacaaaatttaaacaaataaggGCTGAGAAGATCATTCATCTCTAgacccagcccttgggaggcggagcagaggcaaacagatttctgagtttgaggccattcttgtctacacagggagttcatCTAGGGTTACAGCGTGAGATCTTGCAAagatctgaagagatggctcaggggttaagaacattagctgctcttccagaggactccacTTTgagtctcagaacccacatggaggctcacaaccatctataactccagttccaggggatccagtgccctcatctagtctctgtgggcacaaggcaggcaaatcttgcatggcagacatgcatgcaggtaaaacacacacacacatacacacacacacacacacacacacacacacacacacacaaagttaaggaaaaaagagttaaaaacatGGTGCCTGTGCGGAGAAAGACTCCTCCCAGAGCTCACCTTGACCATGATCTCCACTCGGCTGTGGGAGAATTTCTCAATGACTGACTCGATCCAGATCAGGGGTTTGACCTGCAGGCAGAGAAGGCAGTGCTCAGAGATCCTGACTCCTGCCCTTGATCCACTGCCCACCACTTCCTTTGTGTCAGGCTGGGCCCCATCTCACCTGGGTGCTTAGGCGATAAGACATGAGTTCAAAGTCCCCATCCGGGGGGATGAAGGAGATGGTTCGGTCATTGTCAAAGCGTGAAAGCCTCACACACTGGTGGAATTTCACATCTTCCAGCTCCACAGACTTATTTTTGCTCCCTGAAACTCAGAGTGGAAAAAGCAGAGTGACCCTGGGGCTGAGGAGTGTGCTCCACCCCACCTTTCCTACTGGGTGCTACCTTCCCCAAGTCTGCAGAGGAGGCCCAGGGTCTAGGCTGAGTGGTAGTGGTGGGACCTGAAACAGAAGCCCAGCGTCTGGCTCCCACCCCAatcttctgttttttattttcattttattcttctaaaaattttagcaagatttttttttaatttttgtttttttgagacagtctaacatagccttggttgtcctaaAATTccatgtgtagaccaggctggcctccaaattagagatccacccatctcttcATCCCAGGTGTAGGATTAAacacatgagccaccatgcccagtacaAATTTTAGTACCTTTAATTAGATGGAGGTTTGTGTGTCTGAGTGATTGCGTGTGTAAGCGTGtttggtgctcacagaggtcaaacATGGTGtcagagctcctggagctggggttataaATGGTTGTAAACCACCTGAAGTAGGCGctcagatcctctgcaggagcGAGAAAAGTCCTCAGACACTGGGAGCCTCTCCAGGCTCTAATTTTCCCTTTGTACTGTGAgcatactgtgtgtatgtatgcattatatgaattcatgtgtacatgtggaaaccagaggttcTTCCCtaaattattattacatttacttatttacttggGGGGTGGGACATGCGTGCCCCAGTGcaaatggaggtcagaagacagcttgtagAAGTCAGCGCTCTcattccactatgtgggtcctggttACTGAGCCCCGGCCCTTTTCATGTTTAACACATTGCTGTGGATGTGTGAGCATAGGTGTGTGGCTGCCACGCCTCATCCCTCCCACCATGTCAAGCCTCCACGCCGTTCAAtctagctggcctgtgagcttccggaagatcctcctgtctcaacctccacTGCATACATTAGTGATTAGACTtcgtggggctggaaagatggctcaggggaaaagagcactggctgctctagaagaggatctaggttcaattcccagcaccttaATGGGggctgacaccctcttctggcctctgtgggtactgtatAGACATGGTGcgcatacagaaaaaaatacccatatacataataaatgaacaaataaacatgtaaacaaaatctttaaaaggaattGGGCAATGGTAatatacacacctttaatcccagcactcgggaggcagaggcaggtggatctctgtgagttcgaggccagcctggtctacatagctagttccaggactggctccactcaaggaaaaaaaaagaaaaggaaaaggaaaggaaaaaaaaccctgtcttgaaaaaaacaataaataaattaatgaatttatgaataaataaataatagatctTTAAACGGAATGCTGAGATTTCAGATGTACACCAGCActtctgggtttttctgtgtgggttTAGGGATCTCATTCAGGTCACTGTGTTTGTGGCCAAGTGATTTCCCTGTtcagccttctctctagcccactGTCTTATCTTTTGACACAAAGTGTCTCAttcaacctggaactcacaaactAGCAAGCAGGGCTGGCCAGAGCACTCTGGGGATCTCCTCCAGTGTCACAGAGCAGATAAATACCACCATGCATACCCTTtgtatttgatttgttttggggacagggtttcaccATATAATCGTGGCTGTTCTGgatcttgttatgtagaccaggttgacctggaatttacaaagatccacctgctccgcctcctacatgctgggattaaaggtgtgcgccaccactgcctggcttctatgcctccttttttatttatttgtttgtttatattttatgtgcattggcgttttgcctgcatgtacggctgtgtgagggtgtcagatcttagagttacagttgtgagctaccatgtgggtgctgggtctccTGGAAAGGCAGACAGTGTTCttgactgttgagccatttctccagtctccaatgcctggtttttgtttgtttgtttggctggttggttggtttgggttttcctcaagacaggatttgtctgtggagccctggttgatctggaactcactctgtagaccaggttggccttgaactcgtggagatcagcctgcctctgcctcctgagtgctagtatgAAAGGTGTGCTTGGTatgatcttttgagacagggttttatgtagcccagaaCAGCTTCACATTCACTAAGTAGTTGAGAATTACCTTgattcctgcttctacctcccaaattctgggattactcTTATGTAACACTATGCTTGGCTTGacttggcttttgttgtttggctttattttacagtgtgtgtgtgtgtgtgtgtgtgtgtgtgtgtgtgtgtgtgtgtgtgtacatttgtatgcgtgtatacatgtatacattgacACCGGAGGACAATACCAGGTGTCTTTCCTCAGGTGacatccaccttttttttttttttttcctgagacagcatttctcttttggcctggaacttgttgaTTAGACCCCCTTAGCATTCTTAGTGCGGCAACCATTTACCTCTGCCCATTTCTTATAACCCATCTGCTACCCTAACCAGATGACACTGAACTcctcaccttcctgcctcagcctccagagtgctgacaTTACAACATGGattactctgtctgtctgtgagatgtttaaatattattaacCTGTCTGCTCCCACTAGAATGTCAAGGCCAGAAATGGGCTTGGTCAGCAGGCAGCTCTCATTaacaaagaaagcatttgctAGGTGAACTTTGCTGCTGAGACGCAAGGCTCCATTATGAGAGAGCATGTGAACACTTATCTCAGAACTGGCCTCTGTCTAGGGGTAGCCCCTCCCCGGGAAGGGGTTCCCCCCCAATCTTACGGCCAGTAAGCTCAAAGAGCACTCGGTCATTGAGGCCCAGCCGCAGCTCTGGCATCCCAGACAAAAACACCTTCAGCTTGATGGTGCCCACAATCTCGCTGAGCAAGACACTGCCATTAGCATTGACCTGCAAAGGGGGTATCCCAATGTGGGGTGTCAACAGGTACAGAGTCCCCCCTCCTGCCCCCAGGACATGAGGCACAGAAGCTCACCAGAAGGTTAACAGACTCGATGACGTCAATGAAGACCTCATTCTTCTTGTACTTGATCCCCTCGGAGCGCCACGACACGGCATTGGTGACTGTGGATGGTACTCGAGACTTGCCTGTCTCCAGCTTGTTGCCCTGTTGTGTGATGTACCTATTGGGAAGAGCAGTGAGGGTCTCAGCTAAACCAGGGACCCCTCAGAGGGAGTAGCCTCCCGGTCACAGGCACCTTCTCGTACTCACTCCTGCAGGATCTTGCTGTCTGTGGTCTGCGGAAAGCCGAAGTCCATGAGCTCGTCCAGCAGCTCGTACACAATGACAAAGTTATCACGGAtgctctcctcctccagctccttaaAATACTCACAGAAGACCTGGGTGTGGGGTCCCAGGGAACACACTCAGCCAGTAAGCTAGTATGGACCACCTACTTACTCTGTGCCTGGGCTGCAAACAGAGACAGGCTCTCTCCCATGGAGCAATTTAATGAGGAAAAGTGATAGCCACAGGTGATGGGGTCAGTCATATCCAACATGTCAGCGTGGGAAGGAAACAGCAGCGGAAACCTACACCTCGAAGAATCTAGACTGACAGCTAGAGGGGTTACAATGGGTTTTCTGGGTGTGGGGATGGTACAGGGGTTGGAAGAAACCAGCACCTTGCTTTAGGTCAGGACTCTACAAATGAGCAACACCCTAGCCCCTCCCTGGGGATTCTATGCAGGGGCTCTACAAAGGAGCTACACCCCAACACTCCAGACTGttgctctgagacagggtctggctatggAACCTAGGCTGGGCATGAACTTTCCATCCTCTTGCTGTAGCCTTCAAAGCTCTAGAATGAGAGGTCTGATCCATCTTGTTCTCCCTAAGAAAAAAAGTGTGGAGGCCATGTATGGTGGTTcttgtctttaatctcagaactcaggaggcagagacaaggggtctttttgagttcaaggccaacctgggctatagagtaagttccaggattaaatagagagaccctgtcttaacaaacaaaaaagttggggctggagagacattcaggggttaaaagcactgtgtccaggttcagtgcccagcaccaagACAGCAGCTCACAATGGTCAAACCAACACCAAAGAAAAACAGACGAGACAGATGGCTTAGCAAGCAGTCACTCGttaccaaacctgatgaccctGGGACCCATGTGCCGAAGGCTAGCTGTCTCCTGATCTCCACACCCAtacctcacacacatgtgcacacacatgtgccagtgcacagacacacacacacaaagaactaaCTGAATACATGTAATACATTCCAATAAAAAACTAGGTATACCTGTGCctggaagttcaaagtcagttgGGCTgcaagagagcctgtctcaaaaataaatacacggaCATGACTACCTGAACTAAATTGAGCAGTCAGCATCCTATTACGGAGAGGGATGTAGGAGACACCACCACTTCTGGGGATCTATAGGCCACTAATGGTTGCTAGGGTGGGGAgacagctttttttctttttcttcttctttttcttttccttccttccttcctttttgtatgtctgtgtatggcttctcttcatagccctggttgtcctggaacttgctctgtagaccaggctagtctctaactcatagagattcaccagcctctgcctcccaagtactgggattaaaggcttggacACCACTAtatggcaataaataaataaacaaacaaacaaacaactaaaaataatgaTGGCCTTCCAGAGGCTGCAGAGCTAGCTCAGTCAttcaaagcactggctgctcttccaaggacccaggtttgattctcagcacctacataacAGCTCAAACCATCTTTTAACCCCAGTCCCAAAGGATCCAATGCTCTATTCCAGCCTACTTGGGCATGTGGTTCACAGATGCACATTCTAGCACAcccatacagataaaaataaattttaaaggatttaaaaattattttcggctgggcagtgatggtgcacacctttaatcccagcgctagggaagATGtttgccagtctggtctacaaagtaagttccagaacaatcagagctgttacacagggaaaccctgtcttgaaaagaaaaccaataaaatgaaataaaacaaacttccAGATGTATATAaagtacacatgtatacatgaaaGACACAAGCTTGTTTCCTGAAGTCTCTGCTCTATCCCCGGGATGTCTCGCTACACATCTAAAAGGTTCTAACATCTGAAACATCCAACATCGGGGCACACCCAGCACCGAGCACACCGATGCTCAACCTGCATCTCCTCATTTGAACCTTGTTCTGCTCAAACCCCTTAGCCTCCACTCTATGCACACCTCAGGGCCTTGTTCACCTTGCCCTCTGTATTACTTCACCTCCAAGGCCCCCTTTCctatccctttcttcccttcctgttaCAACAGCACTCCTATTGGGTTTGTAGGCACAGAAAGAGCAGGGAAATGGGACTAGGCCCCAAACTCAAATCTGGGGGTGACTCTTCTTAATCCAGtagtgagaggagagagaaggcttTAATGGGCAtgtcatgggggaggggagagcacaagtagacagacagaccagCTACCAATGAGAGGCCAGTACCTACCTCCACAGTCTTGTACAGAAAGGAGTACACCAGAGAGGCATTGGCGTTCTTCAGCGTGGTGGCCACCACTGGTACAGTAAGGTTAAGGAAAAAGAGCCATTTTCGAGGGAGGGGTGCTACATGTCTCCTGAAGTCCCCCACCCCATTTCTCCTACCCCTTACCCCATGCACTGTGTAAACTGGTCTCAGTACATTGCCTGCCCTCTAGATCAAGTTCTTGGCACTCCTGCCCAGCATGGGGTGGATGCAGTAGAGGTTGCTGTGTTTGATCCACAAGAAGTGTACTCGGCCATGGCTCAGCAGCGGGGCCAGCACACCCTCCTCCTCACGTTGCATAAGCAGTGGCATGAAATGGTCAATCTCCGTCATGGGCACGTCACCTTTGTAGTTTCGGCTAATCAGGGGCTACGGATAAGAAGAAAGGACTCAGCCATCACCAG
It encodes the following:
- the Ap1m2 gene encoding AP-1 complex subunit mu-2, with translation MSASAVFILDVKGKPLISRNYKGDVPMTEIDHFMPLLMQREEEGVLAPLLSHGRVHFLWIKHSNLYLVATTLKNANASLVYSFLYKTVEVFCEYFKELEEESIRDNFVIVYELLDELMDFGFPQTTDSKILQEYITQQGNKLETGKSRVPSTVTNAVSWRSEGIKYKKNEVFIDVIESVNLLVNANGSVLLSEIVGTIKLKVFLSGMPELRLGLNDRVLFELTGRSKNKSVELEDVKFHQCVRLSRFDNDRTISFIPPDGDFELMSYRLSTQVKPLIWIESVIEKFSHSRVEIMVKAKGQFKKQSVANGVEISVPVPSDADSPRFKTSVGSAKYVPEKNVVIWSIKSFPGGKEYLMRAHFGLPSVETEEVEGRPPIGVKFEIPYFTVSGIQVRYMKIIEKSGYQALPWVRYITQSGDYQLRTS